A region of Vigna radiata var. radiata cultivar VC1973A chromosome 6, Vradiata_ver6, whole genome shotgun sequence DNA encodes the following proteins:
- the LOC106763094 gene encoding cytochrome P450 71D11-like isoform X2 has product MDSEILLIFSFLLCIIVALKLGRKLNKKSKLSSLNIPPGPWKLPVIGNLHHLVSSTPHRKLRDLAKIYGPMMHLQLGEIFIIVVSSAEYAKEIMKTHDATFASRPKILAADIASYGYTDIAFAPYGSYWKKVRRICNMELLSPKRVSSFQPIRQEELSNLVQLIGSHVGGSPVNLTEAVSLSMYNIISRAALGQKRTKDHDEFVSIIQRGVLGAGGFDIGELFPSATWLQHLTGLRPMLEKMHQQMDRILEAIINEHREARSKAQHDNESVEDLVDVLLNFHDANDSNHEDCLTINNIKAVIMDVFVAGVEPVTTTVNWAMVEMMKNPRVMKKAQDEVREVFKEKGRVDEICMNELXYLKXVXKETLRLHPPGVLLXPRECGETCEIDGYEIPAKTKVLINAWAIGRDPXYWSEAERFYPERFIGSSIDLKGNHFEFIPFGAGRRICPGISFGLLNVELTLAVLLFHFDWKLPNGIKTEDFDMTEKFGITVGLKNDTFLIPLPAGK; this is encoded by the exons ATGGATTCTGAAATACtccttatcttttcttttctcctctgCATCATTGTGGCACTCAAACTAGGGAGAAAACTCAACAAAaaaagcaagttatcatcactaAACATACCCCCTGGACCATGGAAGCTTCCTGTTATAGGAAACCTGCACCATCTTGTTTCATCCACACCACACCGAAAACTAAGAGACTTAGCCAAAATATACGGACCCATGATGCATCTCCAGCTAGGAGAGATCTTCATTATCGTTGTTTCCTCAGCAGAGTACGCCAAAGAGATCATGAAAACACATGATGCAACCTTTGCATCGAGACCTAAAATTCTGGCAGCAGATATAGCCTCTTATGGATACACAGACATCGCTTTTGCACCTTACGGAAGTTACTGGAAAAAGGTACGAAGAATCTGCAACATGGAGCTTCTGTCCCCAAAACGTGTCAGTTCATTCCAACCGATAAGACAAGAAGAACTCAGCAATCTGGTTCAACTTATTGGTTCACATGTTGGAGGGTCCCCCGTCAACCTCACTGAAGCAGTTTCCTTATCAATGTATAACATCATTTCAAGAGCTGCTCTGGGCCAGAAGCGCACCAAAGACCACGATGAGTTCGTGTCGATAATCCAACGAGGAGTGCTTGGTGCAGGAGGTTTTGACATAGGAGAGTTGTTTCCTTCTGCTACTTGGCTTCAACATCTCACTGGTTTGAGGCCTATGCTTGAGAAGATGCATCAACAAATGGATCGGATACTGGAAGCCATCATCAATGAACACAGAGAAGCAAGATCCAAAGCCCAACATGACAATGAATCAGTCGAAGATTTGGTAGATGTTCTCCTAAACTTCCATGATGCTAATGACAGCAACCATGAAGATTGCTTAACCATCAACAATATCAAAGCAGTAATCATG GACGTTTTTGTAGCTGGAGTAGAGCCTGTGACAACTACCGTAAATTGGGCAATGGTAGAGATGATGAAGAATCCAAGAGTGATGAAGAAAGCACAAGATGAGGTGAGAGAGGTGTTCAAAGAAAAGGGAAGGGTTGATGAGATTTGCATGAATGAACTACANTACTTGAAATNAGTTNTGAAAGAAACCCTAAGGTTACACCCACCAGGAGTTCTTCTGNNTCCAAGAGAATGTGGAGAGACATGTGAGATTGATGGGTATGAGATACCAGCCAAAACTAAGGTATTGATAAATGCTTGGGCAATTGGGAGAGACCCAAANTACTGGAGTGAAGCAGAGAGGTTTTATCCAGAGAGATTCATTGGCAGTTCCATTGATCTTAAAGGAAATCATTTTGAGTTCATTCCCTTTG GTGCTGGAAGAAGAATCTGTCCTGGCATTTCCTTTGGCTTGCTAAATGTTGAACTCACTCTTGCTGTTTTGTTGTTTCACTTTGATTGGAAGCTTCCTAATGGAATCAAAACTGAAGACTTTGACATGACTGAGAAATTTGGAATCACCGTTGGATTAAAGAATGACACTTTCTTGATACCTCTCCCTGCTG gaaaatga
- the LOC106763094 gene encoding cytochrome P450 71D11-like isoform X1 → MDSEILLIFSFLLCIIVALKLGRKLNKKSKLSSLNIPPGPWKLPVIGNLHHLVSSTPHRKLRDLAKIYGPMMHLQLGEIFIIVVSSAEYAKEIMKTHDATFASRPKILAADIASYGYTDIAFAPYGSYWKKVRRICNMELLSPKRVSSFQPIRQEELSNLVQLIGSHVGGSPVNLTEAVSLSMYNIISRAALGQKRTKDHDEFVSIIQRGVLGAGGFDIGELFPSATWLQHLTGLRPMLEKMHQQMDRILEAIINEHREARSKAQHDNESVEDLVDVLLNFHDANDSNHEDCLTINNIKAVIMDVFVAGVEPVTTTVNWAMVEMMKNPRVMKKAQDEVREVFKEKGRVDEICMNELXYLKXVXKETLRLHPPGVLLXPRECGETCEIDGYEIPAKTKVLINAWAIGRDPXYWSEAERFYPERFIGSSIDLKGNHFEFIPFGAGRRICPGISFGLPTVEVTLAVLLFHFDWKLPNGIKTEDFDMTEKFGITVQLKNDFLLIPLTAGK, encoded by the exons ATGGATTCTGAAATACtccttatcttttcttttctcctctgCATCATTGTGGCACTCAAACTAGGGAGAAAACTCAACAAAaaaagcaagttatcatcactaAACATACCCCCTGGACCATGGAAGCTTCCTGTTATAGGAAACCTGCACCATCTTGTTTCATCCACACCACACCGAAAACTAAGAGACTTAGCCAAAATATACGGACCCATGATGCATCTCCAGCTAGGAGAGATCTTCATTATCGTTGTTTCCTCAGCAGAGTACGCCAAAGAGATCATGAAAACACATGATGCAACCTTTGCATCGAGACCTAAAATTCTGGCAGCAGATATAGCCTCTTATGGATACACAGACATCGCTTTTGCACCTTACGGAAGTTACTGGAAAAAGGTACGAAGAATCTGCAACATGGAGCTTCTGTCCCCAAAACGTGTCAGTTCATTCCAACCGATAAGACAAGAAGAACTCAGCAATCTGGTTCAACTTATTGGTTCACATGTTGGAGGGTCCCCCGTCAACCTCACTGAAGCAGTTTCCTTATCAATGTATAACATCATTTCAAGAGCTGCTCTGGGCCAGAAGCGCACCAAAGACCACGATGAGTTCGTGTCGATAATCCAACGAGGAGTGCTTGGTGCAGGAGGTTTTGACATAGGAGAGTTGTTTCCTTCTGCTACTTGGCTTCAACATCTCACTGGTTTGAGGCCTATGCTTGAGAAGATGCATCAACAAATGGATCGGATACTGGAAGCCATCATCAATGAACACAGAGAAGCAAGATCCAAAGCCCAACATGACAATGAATCAGTCGAAGATTTGGTAGATGTTCTCCTAAACTTCCATGATGCTAATGACAGCAACCATGAAGATTGCTTAACCATCAACAATATCAAAGCAGTAATCATG GACGTTTTTGTAGCTGGAGTAGAGCCTGTGACAACTACCGTAAATTGGGCAATGGTAGAGATGATGAAGAATCCAAGAGTGATGAAGAAAGCACAAGATGAGGTGAGAGAGGTGTTCAAAGAAAAGGGAAGGGTTGATGAGATTTGCATGAATGAACTACANTACTTGAAATNAGTTNTGAAAGAAACCCTAAGGTTACACCCACCAGGAGTTCTTCTGNNTCCAAGAGAATGTGGAGAGACATGTGAGATTGATGGGTATGAGATACCAGCCAAAACTAAGGTATTGATAAATGCTTGGGCAATTGGGAGAGACCCAAANTACTGGAGTGAAGCAGAGAGGTTTTATCCAGAGAGATTCATTGGCAGTTCCATTGATCTTAAAGGAAATCATTTTGAGTTCATTCCCTTTGGTGCTGGAAGAAGAATCTGTCCTGGCATTTCCTTTGGCTTGCCAACTGTTGAAGTCACTCTTGCTGTTTTGTTGTTTCACTTTGATTGGAAGCTTCCTAATGGAATCAAAACTGAAGACTTTGACATGACTGAGAAATTTGGAATCACTGTTCAATTAAAGAATGACTTTTTATTGATACCTCTCACTGCTG GGAAATGA